CCGAAAGGAGGCAGGAGTATGGATTACAGCAAATACGAACATCTGGTGATTGAGGTTAAGGACGGCATTGCCCTGCTGACCATCAACCGACCCGAGACGCTGAACTCGACAAACTTCCGTTTGCACTACGAGCTGAGCAAGGTGTGGCTGGATATTGCCGAGGACGATGACACCCGGGTTGCCGTGATTACCGGCGCCGGGCGCGCCTTCTCATCCATCGACAACCTCGAGGTGGTGTCGCAGACGATGAAAGAGGCGCGCGACATCGTCCACAACATGATCAACTGCAACAAGCCGATCATTTCGGCCATTAACGGCGTGGCGGTCGGCGCCGGGCTGGCGGTGGCGCTGATGGCCGACATCAGCATTGCCTCGGAAAAGGCCAAGTTTACCGATGGCCACACCCGGCTGGGCGTGGCGGCCGGCGATCATGCGGCCGCGATCTGGCCCCTGCTGGTCGGCATGGCCAAGGCCAAGTACTACCTTCTGACCTGCGACCTGCTGGATGCCACCGAGGCCGAGCGGATCGGCCTGGTCAGCATGGTTGTGCCCCACGACGAGCTGATGCCAAAGGCGATGGAGGTCGCCACCAAGCTGGCCAACGGCGCCCAGCAGGCGATCCGCTGGACCAAACTGTCCCTGAACCAGTGGCTGCGTAACGCCGCCGCCACCTCGTTCGACTACTCGCTGGCCCTGGAGATGCTGGGTTTCTTCGGCAAAGATGTGGGCGAGGGCCTGGCCTCCCTACAGGAGCGCCGCAGCCCCGTGTTTCCTTCGACCAAGGGCCGCCAGAATACCTGAGCCAATGAACACCGCCCAGACAATCGAACAGATTCTCCGGCTCCGGCTCGAAGCCCTGGACCTCACGGTTGAAGACGAGAGCGCCCTGCACGCCGGTCATGCCGGGGCGGCCTCGGGCGGGGGGCATTACCGGGTGCGCATTGTGTCGCCGCTGTTCAGCGGAAAGAACCGGGTGCAGCGGCACCGCCTGGTCTATGCGGCGCTGGCCGACGAGATGGGCGGGGCGATTCACGCCCTGGCCCTCACCACCCTGACACCGGACGATGTCTGAGCCCTAACACCGGTAATAGGCCCGGTACCACTCCACGAACCGGGCAATGCCCTCGCGCAACGGCGTGGTCGGCCGAAAGCCGACGGCCTGGACCAGATCGTCCACGTCGGCGCAGGTCTCCGGCACGTCGCCGGCCTGGAGCGGCAGGAAGTCTTTTTTTGCCGGGCGTCCCAGGCATTCCTCCAGTACAGCAATAAAGTCGAGCAGCTCGACCGGCTGATTGTTGCCGATGTTATACAGGCGGTAGGGTGCCGCGCTGCTGCCCGGGTCGGGCGCCTGACCGGACCAGTCCGGGTTCGGCCGGGCAACGCTGTCCAGCACCCGGACCACGCCTTCGACGATATCGTCGATGTAGGTGAAATCGCGGCGCATTCGGCCGTTGTTGAAGACCGCTATGGGTTCGCCGGCCAGAATGGCGCGGGTGAACACGAACAGGGCCATATCCGGCCGACCCCACGGACCGTAGACCGTAAAAAACCGCAGGCCGGTCGTCGGCAGGCCGTACACATGGCTGTAGGTATGGGCCATCAGCTCGTTGGCCTTCTTGGACGCCGCGTACAGCGAGACCGGATGATCGACATTGTGGTGGACCGAAAACGGCAGCGTGGTGTTCGCCCCGTACACCGAGCTGCTTGAGGCGTACACCAGGTGGGCGGTCCGGGCCGCCCGGCAGCCCTCGATCACGTTCAGAAAGCCGACCAGGTTGCTCTCAACATAGGCGTGCGGGTCGGTCAGCGAGTGGCGGACGCCGGCCTGGGCGGCCAGGTGGATGACCCGCTCCGGTCGGTGGCGCCGAAAGAGGTCGGCCATGCCCGCCCGGTCGGNNNNNNNNNNNNNNNNNNNNNNNNNNNNNNNNNNNNNNNNNNNNNNNNNNNNNNNNNNNNNNNNNNNNNNNNNNNNNNNNNNNNNNNNNNNNNNNNNNNNNNNNNNNNNNNNNNNNNNNNNNNNNNNNNNNNNNNNNNNNNNNNNNNNNNNNNNNNNNNNNNNNNNNNNNNNNNNNNNNNNNNNNNNNNNNNNNNNNNNNNNNNNNNNNNNNNNNNNNNNNNNNNNNNNNNNNNNNNNNNNNNNNNNNNTCCTGTCCGTCTTGCTGGTGCTGCCGGTCTTGCCCATTGTGGGACGCCGGGCGACCGGTCGACAGCTGGCGGATGACCTTGAGATGATAGTCAACCCCGGACCACAGGCTGAACACGACCGAGAGCCACAGAAAATACATCCCGGTCAGATGAAAATTGATGTGCCAATAGGTGTAGTGCAGGATCAGGCTGTGCACGGCAAAGATCTGGCACAGGGTTTTATACTTGCCGAGCGCTTCGGCCTCGACAATCACCCCCGCGCCGGCCGCAATGCCACGCAGCCCGGTGACCGCGATCTCGCGCCCGATCAGCAGCACGACCAGCCAGGCCGGAACCCGTGGAAAACGGTCGAGGCTGAGCAGCATGATCAGGGCGGCCATCATCAGCAGCTTATCGGCCAGGG
The genomic region above belongs to Desulfurellaceae bacterium and contains:
- a CDS encoding enoyl-CoA hydratase/isomerase family protein, yielding MDYSKYEHLVIEVKDGIALLTINRPETLNSTNFRLHYELSKVWLDIAEDDDTRVAVITGAGRAFSSIDNLEVVSQTMKEARDIVHNMINCNKPIISAINGVAVGAGLAVALMADISIASEKAKFTDGHTRLGVAAGDHAAAIWPLLVGMAKAKYYLLTCDLLDATEAERIGLVSMVVPHDELMPKAMEVATKLANGAQQAIRWTKLSLNQWLRNAAATSFDYSLALEMLGFFGKDVGEGLASLQERRSPVFPSTKGRQNT
- a CDS encoding BolA family transcriptional regulator; this encodes MNTAQTIEQILRLRLEALDLTVEDESALHAGHAGAASGGGHYRVRIVSPLFSGKNRVQRHRLVYAALADEMGGAIHALALTTLTPDDV
- a CDS encoding NAD-dependent epimerase/dehydratase family protein; translation: DRAGMADLFRRHRPERVIHLAAQAGVRHSLTDPHAYVESNLVGFLNVIEGCRAARTAHLVYASSSSVYGANTTLPFSVHHNVDHPVSLYAASKKANELMAHTYSHVYGLPTTGLRFFTVYGPWGRPDMALFVFTRAILAGEPIAVFNNGRMRRDFTYIDDIVEGVVRVLDSVARPNPDWSGQAPDPGSSAAPYRLYNIGNNQPVELLDFIAVLEECLGRPAKKDFLPLQAGDVPETCADVDDLVQAVGFRPTTPLREGIARFVEWYRAYYRC
- the pgsA gene encoding CDP-diacylglycerol--glycerol-3-phosphate 3-phosphatidyltransferase; translated protein: MPSVSHLPNLLSLFRIALIPLLMYYLTDPGPSAGVWAFWIFFVASWTDYFDGYIARLQGRTSTLGKLLDPLADKLLMMAALIMLLSLDRFPRVPAWLVVLLIGREIAVTGLRGIAAGAGVIVEAEALGKYKTLCQIFAVHSLILHYTYWHINFHLTGMYFLWLSVVFSLWSGVDYHLKVIRQLSTGRPASHNGQDRQHQQDGQ